The Nostoc sp. 'Lobaria pulmonaria (5183) cyanobiont' DNA window AATCACTTCATAGCCCTGATAGTGCAGGATAGCTGCGGCGGTGGAACTGTCAACGCCACCAGAAAGACCAACGACGACTTTTTTCATACAAAGCACGACACGATATTCGTGGTTGCCCAATTGTAGCACACACTCTTTCATTGCCTTGCTACTAAAGCGCTTCAGTTTTAGAGTTGCTGAATTAGCAATCGCTATTCACTCCTCAATCATCTTCATCTAAGATTAATTACAGATGTATTTTTTGCCACGCAGATGATCTAATTTTACGTTAACGCTATATAGTTGCTACAACGGTGAACTAATAAGTTCCTGATAGAAATTACCTAAAAATACTGTGACTACTTTCTAACTATTATGTCGAGAGGAATATCAAGTAAATTTATCCCATTTCAGATGTTACGCCGAAGTTCTCAGGGTTGGAAGCCCACTATAGCGGTTCTCTTTTTGTTAGTGGGAGGATGGTTAGTACTGATTCCCGACTCTACCCCAGCACAAGCACAAATTTCCAACAGCAACCTCTTACTGGCTCAAGAAGGTGAGATTTTACCGCCACCGCCAATAATTCCCTTTGGTCAACAGGCATCACCGCAGTTACAACCGGCTCAACCACAGGACTTCAATCAACCGGAAGTGAACTTTCAGCCTTCCCAACCAGTACAGAACAATCAACCGGAAGTGAACTTTCAGCCCTCTCAACCATTACAGAACAATCAATTTGAGCAGAATTTTCAGCCCTCTCAACCCACACAGTTTAGTCAATATAACCAGAACTTTGAGCGCTATTTAGTTTACGTTGATGGTAGTGATTACCAGACACTAGAAGCAATACGTCAGATTGAACCCAGTGCTTACATTCGCCAGTTCCAAGGTCGGAATGTAATTCAGTCAGGAGTTTTTAACAGAGTAGCCAACGCCCAACAACAGGTGAATGAGCTACAATCACGAGGCATATATAACGCCCGAATTATCAGCTTTGGTAACGGACAGGAAATAAATGCAGGCAATGACAGGTTTATAGGCGATCGCAATAATATAAATGCTAATAGACGAGTCTCTAGATATTATGTCGCCATTCCCACCACTTCAGAACAGTTATCTGCGATCGCAGCACAAGTTAGGCAGAATTTAGGCCGATTTACCCAAGATTTAGGACGATCTGGCGGAGTCCTCCAAAGGACGCAACCACGAGGCCCACACGTAGCAGTAGGGCCTTTCCAAAATCGATTCCAAGCTGAGGAATGGAACAAGTATATCCGAAATATCGGATACGGTAATGCCAGAGTTTACTATGGAAAGTGAATAAGTGGGGAGTTAGGAGTGAGATAGGAAGTACACCAACGGCAAGCCCTCCAATGTAAGTATCATAGAATTTTAGGCAAATCAGTTGTAAATCATCCTACAGCTATCAGCCAAAATTTTTATACAGACTCACACAAGTACAGTCAAAATGGATATAAAGAATGGCTTTGTTGGCGCTGTTGGCAACACCCCTTTAATTCGCTTAAACAGTTTTAGCGAAGAAACAGGGTGTGAAATCCTTGCTAAAGCAGAATTTCTCAATCCTGGGGGTTCCGTCAAAGACCGCGCCGCACTTTACATTATCGAAGATGCACAAAAGAAAGGTCTACTCAAACCTGGTGGCACGGTTGTAGAAGGAACCGCAGGTAATACTGGCATTGGACTAGCACATATTTGCAACGCTAAAGGTTACAAATGTCTAATTATTATTCCCGATACCCAATCACAAGAAAAGATAGACGCACTGACAGCACTAGGAGCAGAAGTTCGTCCCGTCCCCGCCGTACCCTATAAAGACCCGAACAACTACGTCAAGCTATCTGGTAGAGTCGCTGCTGAATTGGAAAATGCCATTTGGGCAAATCAGTTTGATAATTTAGCCAACCGCCTCGCCCACTACGAAACCACAGGGCCGGAAATTTGGACGCAGACAGATGGTAAAATAGATGCATGGATAACTGCAACTGGTACTGGTGGTACTTATGCTGGTGTAGCATCGTACTTAAAAGAACAAAATCCAGCAATTAAATGTGTTGTAGCCGATCCGCTAGGTAGTGGACTCTATAGCTATGTCAAAACTGGCGAAATCAAGATAGAAGGAAATTCCATCACTGAAGGCATCGGTAACGGTCGTGTCACAGCCAATATGGAAGGCGCACCTGCTGATGATGCCATCCAAATCGATGATAAAGAAGCTTTGCGAGTAGTTTACCAACTGCTGAGGAAAGATGGGTTGTTAATGGGCGGCTCAACGGGTATTAATGTTGGGGCAGCTGTTGCCTTAGCGAAGCAGTTGGGGCCAGGACATACCATTGTCACCATCTTGTGTGATAGTGGTTCCCGGTATCAGTCGCGGATATTCAACCTGGAATGGCTAGCTTCAAAAGGACTTTCAATAGATTAGTCATTAGTCATTAGTCATTGGTCATTGGTCATTAGCTTCCGACTTCCGACTTTTGGCAAATGACAAATGACAAATAACAAAGGACAAATGACCAACATCACTCAACCATCAGACTTCCCGATAATAGATCGAGATTCTCCTAAATGTGTGCGGGTTTGTCAAAATCGTACTTGTAAAAAGCAAGGTGCAGCTAAGGTTTTAGCAGCTTTTACAGCTTTGCCAATCCCCGGTGTAACTGTAACGGCTAGCAGCTGTTTAGGACAATGTGGCAATGGCCCAATGGTGCTGATATTACCCGATATGGTCTGGTATAGCGGCGTTCAACCTGATGAAGTATCTCTACTGATAGAAAATCATTTGTTAGGTGGTCAAAGAGTCAAACAGATGCTCTATTATCGGTTTCATCCCCAGAAAGAAAGCTAAATTTTCAATATTAAGCTCTGCAATCTTTTTGACTGAAGTGAGGCATCCAATGAATATCCAGCAGCTGCGTCAATCCTTAAAACAAAAGTGGCTTGTTTACTACAAGCAAAATATTTCCTGGCTAATCAAAATGCGAATTTGGGCCACTTATGATGGTTTGCGCCGTCCTTTGTCCGGTTTTATTTTGGCAACACTCTCTGTTTTGGAACCCCAGTTTGATGAAATACTTGCTTTTATGCTGGATCTGAATAACGATCCAGATAAAATAGTCGCTGCTTTAGGTCTTAACTTCAATCCTGATCAAGAGTTACGTTTAATCAAATCAGATTATTTTCTAGCTACCAGCCAAGCTGAAAATGAGTCGCCAGATGAGAAGTATTCTGAGGATAAACATTTGTCATCGGTTGTAACTGCTACCAAGATTGCGCCTAATTCTCTTGCCAAAACTCTAGACTCCAAGTTGCCACACGCCGAGAAACTTCTGCCATCATTTACAGTTAATACTGAGGTAGTTCGTACACGCCAACCTGAGTTAGTAGTTGCATTTGCTACTAAAATCGCTCCAGATACTCCAGCAAAAACGCCAGCCTCTGGTTTTGTAAGCGAATATCAACCACTACAATCGCCCCTTGAACGCCTCCCTTCAGGAAACTCGTTGACAATGACTGCTGAGGTTAATACCAAAGCCAAAACTATGCCATCTGCGGTGTTAGCTACTGAGGTTAAAAGCAACCCGCCATCTAACCGAATCCCTGTAGGCGCATTCCTGGCAATTACCACTGAGATTGACAGTAATGGCAAACCAGTGCGTAGCTGCTTTGCAGCTTGTCGTCAGACATCGCCCGTTGGGCAGCTCCCTTCAAGAGCATCGCTAGCAATTACTACTGGGGTTAAAAGCAACGGTAAAGAGCCGAATATTCAACCACAAGAGGTTAAGAGCAAAGTAAATTTAGCAACTACAAATGCCCGTAGTATAGCTTCTTGGGTAGATGAATTTTGTTACGGTGCTAGAGATAAAGAGAAAGATATTTTGATTTGAGTTACTTACGGGTACTCGTGAGAAACAAACGGAATTTCTACTATTTCACCCTCAGTTTCTCCTACTTTGACTTTTAAGCCTACACCACCAGCTTTGGTGCGAATGTAACCTAGTCCAAAGTAACCATCAGCGGTTTCTGTGTAACTAGTAAGTTTGCCGACCTTTTCATCTCCAACTGCGATCGCACTTCCAACTTCCACAGGGGCACTGAGGCGAATACCAAGCAGGTGTTGTTTTACACCTTTGTATGTATTTAACCGAGCAATAGTTTCTTGCCCAATATAGCAACCTTTAGTAAAAGAAATTGTTTGCCACAAGCCAACTTCCAGAGGATTGTAATCATCTGTAAGTTCCGCATCTGGGGCGGGGCGGCCTTGTAAGATTCGCAAGGCATCCCAAGCGCGATCGCTCATCTCTACCGCCCCAGCTTCTAACAGTTTGTTCCACACTGTTTCTTTATCAGTATAGGGGAAAGTGAAGGTGTATCCGGGCGCAGCTAACCCGCTACCCACAGCAATTCGCACTCCTTCAGCCGGAGCGATCGTGTATACTTGGTGACTACCATAAGGTTGGCCGATGAGTTCGCCAATACCCAACTTTTCTAAAACAGCGTCGCTTCCTGGGCCAATCAGGCTGAAGGTGTTGGTGTATTGGGTAATATCAGATAATTCCACCTTATCTGCATAGAAAATATATTTATCCAGCCATTCCATCAAAAACTGGCGACGGTTAGGTGAAACCAGCAAGATTACCGCATCTTCTCTAACGTAGGCGGTTACTAAATCAATTGTTCTGGCTGTGGAAGTGACAAAAACCGTATCACAACCTTGTCCTGGCTTGAGTATTTGGAAATTGTTAGTACTTTGGTTGTGTAAGAAGTTGAGGCGATCGTCGCCAGCTACTTTGATCCGTCCCCAGGCGGTGCGATCGCATATTGCAACCCCAACTCTGGCGGCTTGGATAGCTGCTGCGTCTTTATCGTCAAGTGTAGATGTTGGCATAGCGATCAGAAGTTGCCCTGTTTGAATGTTGTCGCACTGGAAATCTTAGCAAATAAGCGTTTGTGGCTTCAATCTACCTCCGGTTTTCTTCTAACGTCTAATCAAAATCTTATCAACATCACGATTTTGTGAAGAAAATTAAAGCTGTGGTTAGCAAAATCATTCTTTTGTTGATGAAAATCGCGATTTTGTAAAGAACATTTAAGCTGTGGTTAGCAAAATCATTCTTTTGTTAATGAAAATCGTTATTTTGTGAAGAATGTTAAAGCTGTGGTTAGCAAAATCATTTTTTTATTGATGAAAATTGTGATTTTGTGA harbors:
- a CDS encoding (2Fe-2S) ferredoxin domain-containing protein, which translates into the protein MTNITQPSDFPIIDRDSPKCVRVCQNRTCKKQGAAKVLAAFTALPIPGVTVTASSCLGQCGNGPMVLILPDMVWYSGVQPDEVSLLIENHLLGGQRVKQMLYYRFHPQKES
- the ygfZ gene encoding CAF17-like 4Fe-4S cluster assembly/insertion protein YgfZ produces the protein MPTSTLDDKDAAAIQAARVGVAICDRTAWGRIKVAGDDRLNFLHNQSTNNFQILKPGQGCDTVFVTSTARTIDLVTAYVREDAVILLVSPNRRQFLMEWLDKYIFYADKVELSDITQYTNTFSLIGPGSDAVLEKLGIGELIGQPYGSHQVYTIAPAEGVRIAVGSGLAAPGYTFTFPYTDKETVWNKLLEAGAVEMSDRAWDALRILQGRPAPDAELTDDYNPLEVGLWQTISFTKGCYIGQETIARLNTYKGVKQHLLGIRLSAPVEVGSAIAVGDEKVGKLTSYTETADGYFGLGYIRTKAGGVGLKVKVGETEGEIVEIPFVSHEYP
- a CDS encoding cysteine synthase A, with the translated sequence MDIKNGFVGAVGNTPLIRLNSFSEETGCEILAKAEFLNPGGSVKDRAALYIIEDAQKKGLLKPGGTVVEGTAGNTGIGLAHICNAKGYKCLIIIPDTQSQEKIDALTALGAEVRPVPAVPYKDPNNYVKLSGRVAAELENAIWANQFDNLANRLAHYETTGPEIWTQTDGKIDAWITATGTGGTYAGVASYLKEQNPAIKCVVADPLGSGLYSYVKTGEIKIEGNSITEGIGNGRVTANMEGAPADDAIQIDDKEALRVVYQLLRKDGLLMGGSTGINVGAAVALAKQLGPGHTIVTILCDSGSRYQSRIFNLEWLASKGLSID
- a CDS encoding DUF5331 domain-containing protein; this translates as MNIQQLRQSLKQKWLVYYKQNISWLIKMRIWATYDGLRRPLSGFILATLSVLEPQFDEILAFMLDLNNDPDKIVAALGLNFNPDQELRLIKSDYFLATSQAENESPDEKYSEDKHLSSVVTATKIAPNSLAKTLDSKLPHAEKLLPSFTVNTEVVRTRQPELVVAFATKIAPDTPAKTPASGFVSEYQPLQSPLERLPSGNSLTMTAEVNTKAKTMPSAVLATEVKSNPPSNRIPVGAFLAITTEIDSNGKPVRSCFAACRQTSPVGQLPSRASLAITTGVKSNGKEPNIQPQEVKSKVNLATTNARSIASWVDEFCYGARDKEKDILI